One Symphalangus syndactylus isolate Jambi chromosome 9, NHGRI_mSymSyn1-v2.1_pri, whole genome shotgun sequence DNA segment encodes these proteins:
- the LOC129490741 gene encoding HIG1 domain family member 1A, mitochondrial-like, translating into MELSQCWGKDSISLQNHVNQSKDDKTHITYVYSFLIVGRYCEKRTRAGIGSRLPCERFSHSREILQAITTSTDTGVSLPSYEEDQGSKLIREAKEAPFVPIEIAGFAAIVAYGLYKLKSRGNTKMSIHLIHMRVAAQGFVVEAMTVGMGYSMCREFWAKPKP; encoded by the exons ATGGAGTTGTCCCAGTGCTGGGGAAAGGACAGCATCTCCCTTCAGAATCACGTGAACCAGTCAAAGGATGATAAAACCcatataacatatgtatatagtTTTTTAATCGTG GGACGCTATTGTGAAAAGAGAACCAGAGCAGGAATCGGAAGCCGGTTGCCGTGTGAGAGATTTTCTCACTCTAGGGAGATTCTTCAAGCAATCACTACGTCAACAGACACAGGTGTTTCCCTTCCTTCGTATGAGGAAGATCAGGGATCAAAACTTATTCGAGAAGCTAAAGAGGCACCATTCGTACCCATTGAAATAGCAGGTTTTGCAGCAATTGTTGCATATGGATTATACAAACTGAAGAGCAGGGGAAATACTAAAATGTCCATTCATCTGATCCACATGCGTGTGGCAGCCCAAGGCTTTGTTGTAGAAGCAATGACTGTTGGTATGGGCTATTCCATGTGTCGGGAATTCTGGGCAAAACCTAAGCCTTAG